A stretch of the Aphis gossypii isolate Hap1 unplaced genomic scaffold, ASM2018417v2 Contig00603, whole genome shotgun sequence genome encodes the following:
- the LOC126554791 gene encoding uncharacterized protein LOC126554791 has protein sequence MVENIDNNLSYVKEKNLSGRSIKHMSNETNMSNSVYDTSVSYIQSAIGKVRVENIKSVSEPRFYKNNNESIAKRSLNFEPESSKFSMHSSTEFDTNKKPLMSNAEFQAFVISSLSKLKFEISSMSSTIHANYISSEAFYKNVGNSTSLNLSNNIQQSLDISEIFPINTEDQLKNFDDKLKSNNDFKLNVMAKLSLFVGIKNVGDSVRRLMSRMFSDELLQNYSLLGFKKKNRFSNFLVYRLILDVIRVQPKFSSTLDKEIDVPISTWLSHEKFRIKDKNI, from the exons atggtcgaaaatatagataataatttatcctatgttaaagaaaaaaacttgAGTGGAAGATCTATTAAACATATGAGCAATGAAACTAATATGTCaa ATTCAGTTTATGACACATCAGTTTCTTATATTCAGTCTGCTATTGGTAAAGtaagagttgaaaatatcAAATCTGTTTCTGAACCacggttttataaaaataacaatgaatcAATTGCTAAAAGATCATTGAACTTTGAACCCGAGTCAA GTAAATTTTCCATGCATTCTTCAACAGAGtttgatacaaataaaaaaccattgaTGTCTAACGCTG aatttcaaGCTTTTGTTATAAGTTCACTATCTAAACTTAAGTTTGAAATCAGTAGTATGAGTTCTACTATTCATGCAAATTATATATCCTCTGaagcattttataaaaatgttggaaATTCAACTTCTTTAAATTTGTCAAATAACATTCAACAGTCTCTGGatataagtgaaatatttcCCATAAATACAGaagatcaattaaaaaattttgatgacaagttaaaatcaaacaatgattttaaattaaatgtg atggccaaattgtctttatttgttggcattaaaaatgttggcGATAGTGTACGTCGTTTGATGTCTAGAATGTTTTCTGATGAAttacttcaaaattattctCTACTGGGGTTTAAGaagaaaaatagattttctAATTTCTTGGTCTACCGTCTTATTCTAG atgTCATTAGAGTTCAACCGAAATTCAGCTCTACTCTTGACAAAGAAATTGATGTACCAATATCCACTTGGCTCTCTCATGAAAAATTCcgtattaaagataaaaatatttaa